In a genomic window of Kluyveromyces marxianus DMKU3-1042 DNA, complete genome, chromosome 7:
- the MSF1 gene encoding phenylalanine--tRNA ligase, with protein MFSVSVIQCSKKAGQKLSLQGFVRSFSAGITASKSIQISGKNYEVSDKTNVTDSILNLTDRAVYLKPTHPVGILRNVIEEKLNGTDSSFKIYNDFKPVVTVHENFDSLGFPEDHPGRSKSDTYYVNDSHLLRTHTSAHELECFKNIDGFVPGHKGITEKPGFLISADVYRRDEIDRTHYPVFHQMEGCRVWKREPGNGHLEKIKTDLARLEKTLADDPVKLIVEDNVSLEGNPKQDYMSMEEVDLCSRHLKRSLELVVLEVFKRKLQSMGNAEGEELKVRWIQAYFPWTAPSWEIEVFWQNDWLELCGCGLVREDVLLKAGYEKDQSIGWAFGLGLDRIAMLLFEIPDIRLFWTQDERFHSQFKAGTINKFKPYSKYPGTIRDVAFWLPEDKTIEIIHENDLMEIVRNVAGDLVESVKLIDSFTHPKTGKKSLCYRINYQSMDRNVTNEEVNKLQESVRDTLVKLYSVKLR; from the coding sequence ATGTTTAGTGTATCGGTTATCCAATGCAGTAAAAAGGCGGGACAAAAACTAAGCTTACAAGGCTTTGTGAGGTCATTCAGCGCTGGAATAACTGCTTCTAAGAGTATTCAAATCAGTGGGAAGAACTACGAAGTTTCAGATAAGACTAATGTTACGGATTCTATTCTAAACTTGACAGATCGTGCGGTATATTTGAAGCCAACACATCCTGTTGGGATCTTGAGAAATGTTATCGAAGAGAAACTGAACGGAACAGACTCTTCATTTAAGATTTATAACGATTTCAAGCCCGTGGTCACAGTTCATGAGAATTTCGACTCATTAGGGTTTCCTGAGGACCACCCGGGTAGGTCTAAGTCCGACACCTATTATGTTAACGATTCACATCTCTTGAGAACGCACACTTCAGCACACGAATTAGAATGCTTCAAGAACATCGACGGGTTCGTTCCAGGCCACAAGGGCATAACTGAGAAACCTGGGTTTTTGATTTCAGCAGATGTGTACAGAAGAGATGAGATTGACAGGACTCATTATCCCGTGTTTCATCAAATGGAAGGTTGCAGAGTGTGGAAAAGGGAGCCTGGTAATGGACACTTGGAGAAAATCAAGACAGATCTTGCAAGACTTGAGAAAACGCTTGCCGATGATCCAGTAAAGCttattgttgaagataatGTTTCTCTAGAGGGGAACCCAAAACAAGATTATATGAGTAtggaagaagttgattTATGTTCCCGCcatttgaaaagatcattGGAACTAGTTGTGCTAGAGGTATTCAAGAGAAAGTTACAGAGCATGGGTAACGCCGAGGGTGAAGAGCTAAAGGTGAGATGGATCCAAGCGTACTTCCCATGGACAGCACCATCCTGGGAAATCGAGGTGTTCTGGCAGAACGACTGGTTGGAATTATGCGGATGTGGTTTAGTTCGCGAAGATGTACTATTAAAAGCAGGATACGAAAAAGACCAATCCATTGGCTGGGCTTTTGGTTTAGGTCTCGATCGTATTGCCATGTTATTGTTTGAAATTCCTGATATCAGACTTTTCTGGACTCAAGATGAGAGATTCCATTCTCAGTTTAAGGCAGGAACTATCAATAAATTTAAACCTTACTCCAAATACCCTGGTACTATCAGAGACGTTGCTTTCTGGTTACCAGAAGACAAAACCATCGAAATTATTCATGAAAACGATCTAATGGAAATTGTGAGAAATGTTGCTGGAGACCTAGTTGAAAGTGTCAAGTTAATTGATTCTTTCACTCATCCAAAGACTGGTAAGAAATCACTATGTTACCGTATTAATTACCAATCTATGGATAGAAATGTGACTAACGAGGAGGTCAACAAGCTTCAAGAATCCGTTCGCGATACACTAGTAAAATTGTACAGCGTTAAATTGAGATaa
- the MAK3 gene encoding peptide alpha-N-acetyltransferase MAK3 (NatC catalytic subunit), which yields MCKRYFKGTETRILRVIRRGKQKLTKKQREEMSSEEGIRYTRFDISNEMEFSTIKKLIDEDLSEPYSIYVYRFFLNQWPRLTYLAWADGVDTPIGCIVCKSDMHNGVRLRGYIGMLAVEKSYRGRGIAKKLITLAINAMIEEKCDEIMLETECSNAAALHLYENMGFIRMKRLFRYYLNQGDAFKLILPITEKSCVRSTFLGLNSFPKNAIL from the coding sequence ATGTGTAAACGGTATTTTAAAGGAACTGAGACGAGGATTCTGCGTGTTATTAGAAGgggtaaacaaaaattgacaaaaaaacaaagagagGAAATGAGTTCAGAAGAGGGCATTAGATATACTAGGTTTGATATAAGTAATGAGATGGAGTTCTCGACGATCAAGAAGCTAATCGATGAGGATCTTAGCGAGCCATACTCGATATATGTGTACCGGTTTTTTTTGAACCAATGGCCTAGGCTTACGTATTTAGCATGGGCGGATGGAGTTGACACGCCGATAGGGTGTATAGTATGTAAGAGTGACATGCACAATGGGGTACGATTGAGAGGGTATATTGGGATGTTGGCCGTTGAAAAGAGCTACAGGGGACGTGGAATAGCGAAGAAGCTTATCACGTTAGCGATCAATGCTATGATTGAGGAGAAATGCGACGAAATAATGCTAGAGACGGAATGTAGCAATGCGGCAGCATTACATTTGTACGAGAACATGGGTTTCATCAGGATGAAGCGTCTCTTTAGGTACTATTTGAACCAAGGCGATGCGTTCAAACTGATTTTGCCCATCACTGAGAAGAGCTGTGTGAGAAGCACATTTCTAGGGCTGAATTCGTTCCCGAAAAACGCTATACTGTGA
- the MRPL16 gene encoding mitochondrial 54S ribosomal protein uL16m, translating to MISSVFKNGFKAVRAVESLQVTARRFTHEYAPRFKHQTKKQKGRVPVRTGGSTKGNKIEFGQFGLRLKSEGVRLTALQLKEADNAIMRYVRPLNNGKLWRRLCTNIAVCIKGNETRMGKGKGGFDHWMVRVPTGKVIFEMAGDNLHEKVAREAFRKAATKLPGLYEFISKDSLVRVGLKSVKDPKDDPKINYFEELKKKPTKEYVTKLKSQLPEYRLYRAR from the coding sequence ATGATTAGCAGTGTTTTCAAGAATGGGTTCAAAGCTGTGAGAGCAGTGGAGTCTTTGCAAGTTACAGCTAGACGTTTCACACATGAATACGCTCCTCGTTTCAAGCATCAAaccaagaaacaaaagggTCGTGTTCCTGTTCGTACTGGTGGTTCCACAAAGGGTAACAAGATAGAATTTGGACAGTTTGGATTGAGATTGAAGTCCGAAGGTGTTAGGCTGACTGCTTTGCAACTAAAGGAAGCGGATAATGCGATCATGAGATATGTCAGACCTTTGAACAATGGTAAATTGTGGCGTAGGCTATGTACAAACATTGCGGTGTGTATCAAGGGTAACGAAACCAGAATGGGTAAAGGTAAAGGTGGGTTTGACCACTGGATGGTTAGAGTTCCTACTGGTAAGGTTATCTTTGAAATGGCCGGTGATAACTTGCACGAAAAGGTTGCTCGTGAGGCTTTCAGAAAAGCTGCCACTAAGTTGCCCGGTCTTTATGAGTTCATATCTAAGGATTCCCTAGTTAGAGTGGGTTTGAAGAGTGTCAAGGATCCTAAGGATGATCCAAAGATAAAttactttgaagaactaaagaagaagcctACTAAGGAATACGTAACTAAGCTAAAGTCTCAGCTACCGGAATACAGGTTATACAGAGCCCGTTAA
- the TAH18 gene encoding NAPDH-dependent diflavin reductase yields MKDKKIAILYGSETGNAQDFANILSHKLKRLHFPHTLTNIGDYNPKSILKCKYMFIICSTTGQGELPRNARENYKGHSQGTLWQFMKKKNLPSNFLDHLNVALLGLGDSSYPRFNFGIRKLHERMVNQLGAIEIFPRLEADELGLAGSNKNTGNGSESVYFEFEKKVLSYLTEKYPTRVHDGKVVPRVMVDQDVYLKPSNILEITDDNGSNKKVESENNIRFVGDESIRKGTVKLNKQITAPDHFQDVRQFVFETEHHESYQPGDTVCLYPENLDSDVQAFLDAQSCWKDVADKPLTITNLETCELFKDGGLVEPLTLRTLLKYHLDIMSIPRPSFFMKIWTFATDLERLSFDKEQLEQQREKLRQFGYDEDLQDLYDYCNRPRRSILEVVQDFESLKLPWEFVLDFIPIMKPRFYSISSKPSDHNIELTIAVVRYKTILRRIRKGVLTNFLISLSENETIRYKLQHNNLIHDDIIGKPIIMISPGVGLAPMRSLIKSEIFNELYLFFGNRMKNKDYLYGDELSRWNEEGKIKLFTCFSRDPVNSPDAKYVQDQMWNHSELLANLILNKSAVIYICGSSGKMPVQVRLTILEILKKHGDFKNDDDAEHYLKEMEKTDRYMQETW; encoded by the coding sequence ATGAAGGATAAGAAGATTGCTATATTATATGGGTCCGAGACTGGAAATGCGCAAGATTTTGCGAACATTTTGTCTCATAAGTTGAAAAGGTTGCATTTTCCTCATACTTTGACTAACATCGGTGACTACAATCCAAAGAGTATCCTCAAATGCAAATATATGTTTATCATATGTTCCACAACTGGTCAGGGGGAACTACCACGAAATGCGCGGGAAAATTATAAAGGTCATAGTCAGGGGACTCTATGGCAGTtcatgaagaagaagaatttacCAAGTAACTTTTTGGACCATTTAAATGTTGCTCTATTAGGGTTGGGAGACTCGTCGTACCCTAGATTTAATTTTGGTATTAGAAAACTTCATGAGCGTATGGTAAACCAGCTTGGTGCAATTGAGATTTTCCCTCGTCTTGAAGCTGATGAGCTAGGACTGGCCGGAAGTAATAAGAATACAGGAAATGGAAGCGAATCTGTATATTTTGAGTTTGAGAAAAAGGTACTTAGTTACTTGACCGAAAAATATCCAACTCGAGTGCATGATGGTAAAGTAGTACCTCGAGTTATGGTTGACCAGGACGTTTACTTAAAACCAAGCAATATATTAGAAATTACAGATGATAATGGAAGTAACAAGAAAGTAGAATCTGAAAACAATATTCGTTTCGTCGGAGACGAAAGTATAAGGAAAGGAACAGTTAAgttaaacaaacaaattACAGCCCCAGATCATTTCCAAGATGTACGTCAATTTGTTTTCGAGACAGAGCACCATGAATCATATCAACCTGGAGACACAGTCTGTTTGTACCCTGAAAATCTAGATTCTGATGTACAGGCATTTCTTGATGCACAATCTTGTTGGAAAGATGTTGCTGATAAACCATTGACAATTACAAACCTGGAGACATGcgaacttttcaaagatggaGGTCTGGTTGAACCATTGACCCTCAGAACGCTACTGAAATACCATCTTGATATCATGAGCATACCAAGACCAAGCTTCTTCATGAAGATATGGACATTTGCTACTGACTTAGAACGTTTATCTTTCGATAAGGAGCAACTAGAACAGCAGAGGGAAAAGCTAAGACAATTTGGTTACGATGAAGATCTTCAAGATCTCTATGATTATTGCAATAGACCAAGACGATCTATCTTAgaagttgttcaagattttgaatctttgaaactACCATGGGAATTTGTATTAGATTTCATTCCTATTATGAAGCCCCGGTTTTATTCCATATCCAGCAAACCTTCAGATCACAATATTGAACTAACTATTGCTGTTGTGCGTTATAAAACAATTttaagaagaattagaaagGGTGTGCTAACTAACTTTTTAATCTCATTATCAGAAAATGAAACTATTCGTTATAAACTCCAGCATAACAATTTGATTCATGATGATATCATTGGAAAGCCAATAATCATGATATCTCCAGGCGTTGGTCTCGCACCAATGAGAAGTCTAATAAAATCAGAAATCTTTAATGAGCTATACTTGTTTTTTGGTAAcagaatgaaaaataaagacTACCTATATGGAGATGAGTTGTCAAGGTGGAATGAAGAGGGCAAAATAAAGCTCTTCACCTGCTTTTCTAGAGATCCAGTGAACTCTCCAGATGCGAAATATGTTCAGGATCAAATGTGGAATCACTCAGAATTATTAGCTAATTTAATTCTGAACAAATCAGcagttatatatatatgcgGCTCATCAGGTAAAATGCCAGTCCAAGTTAGATTGACAATTTTagaaatattgaagaagcacggggatttcaaaaatgacGATGATGCAGAGCATTATCTcaaggaaatggaaaaaacaGATAGATATATGCAGGAGACCTGGTAG
- the ATG11 gene encoding autophagy protein ATG11 codes for MPPCELISASNGASFQLSDLYFPSFLDLKQFVGETFHISVDDILLLLSYGIILKRSQWDSTKIRSEGLKSIYVFDRKLFNEDIELAVEERFRLFKPLDSPMSDLSEVDRNIVLRNMGWLKALQSDVEFFQLSIEQTRKEVQNMLDCGVVMLEYLKNYCHEVETLYNSHVGFLNKLHEHSASSQWREVYDSVLEAVKIDQQRSLASFFQIDELNQIEAKIRHTDHELNMKLKELKKTIDTCYQHRKTLVSELENIKSISVVSPDCMDKQMTDKFNEMAQELEAASNEWVQNSENNDHISEKVKQMKDSHIPNLQTISQSLFNKASKIIETKTDMQRQLRSLYISVAKSQMDIIEVKSTLTKDMKSDMKLLQTYELQLSQVLDLPMCYGLYLIELYRQQLWMDNYTHIKDQHESALQVMLQEEIHQRKMWYRDFQWISKFLKVDQSLPSTVSITPLKALRRVDLLQINEYFNQLSSAKVSETTLNVLKSKLSQAEMDNMLPELSEQSSNDTGAAIEGYKSRIKKLENLLLDAQFQRYDSWPSGILNKEIAMVQMFRNNTLNNKVQRSSTDDISNSIQQSYSKTLGDVQNLQKAISEYSGLTDTLKEELSTLKSQISNMEVEKNAYKESMANLNKELSNLLINRENFHTEMMERSNDFKKHLALVGEENEQLTKQNQQLSNEIIESQKKYEELNKIKDDLLLNMANQETQAEQERAALQEEIESLKKEVGQLQMAKSSLTESEELLGINKQLEKTLYDVFQGSIFLLESIGLLLSKDIDGKFQIVRVKGLRKDLDSSVIDMNGSLVKSVVSHEIKDTFESIKDSLDYKPHENFISYTEKLFGNQLFEMAVIRRFNDIESLAKKLRKENKNKKILLQKYTNDKITINNFQLGDLALFLPINDQELLLNSSVSSLNSSFSSIDLNSSTQSMIPPRVIPNRVEPASNTNNSNPSSVPEDMGSPNMNRVNTMGNVKVNANIGSNNSNNNYVNTGNANGNNKPETNIDTTSSTNAESPKKQIVWAIFTATNTEVKYILRNTMSNYELLREKEWAVGRITALEKNIVMEGARNPFKFPQNTVWFEVDALFNLS; via the coding sequence ATGCCACCATGCGAATTAATATCAGCATCTAATGGGGCatcttttcaactttctGATTTATATTTCCCCAGTTTCCTGGATTTGAAGCAGTTTGTGGGGGAGACGTTTCATATTTCGGTAGATGACATTTTGTTGCTACTTTCTTATGGAATAATATTGAAGAGAAGTCAATGGGATTCGACGAAGATACGAAGCGAAGGTTTGAAATCGATATATGTGTTTGATCGGAAGcttttcaatgaagatATAGAGCTAGCTGTTGAGGAGAGATTCCGGCTTTTCAAGCCTTTGGATTCGCCTATGAGCGATTTGTCAGAAGTGGATAGAAATATTGTTTTAAGGAATATGGGATGGTTGAAGGCTCTCCAATCGGATGTGGAATTTTTTCAGCTAAGTATTGAGCAAACGCGGAAGGAGGTTCAGAACATGTTGGATTGTGGTGTTGTGATGCTAGAgtacttgaagaattatTGTCATGAGGTAGAGACGTTGTACAATTCGCATGTTGGTTTTCTTAATAAACTTCATGAACACAGTGCGTCCAGTCAGTGGCGCGAGGTGTACGATTCAGTATTGGAAGCTGTAAAGATAGACCAGCAGCGTTCCTTAGCGTCATTTTTCCAGATAGATGAGTTGAATCAAATTGAGGCAAAGATTCGCCACACGGATCACGAACTGAAcatgaagttgaaggagCTGAAGAAAACTATTGACACCTGTTACCAACATCGGAAAACCCTTGTGTCTGAGCTAGAGAACATTAAAAGCATATCTGTTGTCTCTCCTGATTGCATGGATAAACAAATGACTGATAAGTTCAATGAGATGGCCCAAGAATTGGAGGCGGCCTCTAACGAGTGGGTCCAGAACTCGGAGAACAATGATCATATCAGCGAGAAGGTAAAACAGATGAAAGATTCCCATATCCCAAATTTACAAACAATCTCGCAATCCCTTTTCAATAAAGCTTCGAAAATTATAGAAACGAAAACGGATATGCAGCGACAGTTACGCtcattatatatttctGTTGCAAAGTCGCAGATGGATATCATAGAAGTAAAGTCGACTTTAACCAAAGATATGAAATCAGACATGAAGCTTTTGCAAACTTATGAGCTTCAGTTATCTCAGGTGCTCGATTTACCAATGTGTTATGGGTTATACTTAATCGAACTATACAGACAGCAGCTGTGGATGGATAATTATACCCATATCAAAGACCAACACGAATCTGCATTACAGGTAATGTTACAGGAGGAAATCCATCAACGGAAAATGTGGTACAGAGACTTCCAATGGATATCtaaatttttgaaagtCGACCAATCTTTACCTTCTACCGTGTCTATTACCCCATTGAAGGCGCTGAGACGTGTTGATTTGTTACAAATAAACGAATACTTTAACCAGCTTTCTTCCGCAAAAGTGAGCGAAACTACTCTTAATGTCCTAAAATCAAAACTTTCACAGGCTGAAATGGATAATATGTTACCTGAATTATCAGAACAATCCTCAAATGATACAGGGGCAGCCATTGAAGGTTACAAATCTAGAATAAAAAAGCTAGAGAATCTACTTCTAGATGCCCAATTTCAACGATATGATTCATGGCCATCTGGGATTCtgaataaagaaattgCGATGGTTCAAATGTTTCGGAATAACACATTGAATAATAAGGTACAGCGGTCCTCGACtgatgatatatcaaaTTCAATACAACAAAGTTACAGTAAGACATTAGGGGATGTTCAAAATCTACAAAAGGCTATTTCCGAATACTCTGGGTTAACAGATACACTAAAAGAAGAGCTCTCCACATTAAAAAGTCAAATCTCAAATATGGAAGTTGAGAAAAATGCTTATAAGGAATCCATGGCAAATTTGAATAAAGAATTGTCCAATTTATTGATAAACCGGGAAAATTTCCATACTGAAATGATGGAACGTTCTAATGACTTTAAGAAACATCTAGCTTTAgttggtgaagaaaatgaacagTTAACcaaacaaaatcaacaattatcaaatgaaATTATTGAATCACAAAAAAAGTATGAGGAACTAAACAAGATTAAAGACGACCTTTTATTGAATATGGCTAATCAAGAAACACAGGCAGAACAAGAGAGAGCTGCTCtgcaagaagaaatagaatctctaaaaaaagaagtagGTCAATTACAGATGGCGAAATCTTCGTTGACAGAATCAGAAGAGTTATTGGGTATCAATAAACAGCTAGAAAAAACTTTATATGACGTGTTTCAAGGTAGCATTTTTCTATTGGAAAGTATCGGTTTGTTACTCTCTAAAGATATTGACGGTAAATTCCAGATTGTGCGGGTGAAAGGTTTAAGAAAAGATTTAGACTCGAGTGTGATTGATATGAATGGCTCATTGGTAAAAAGTGTAGTGTCTCATGAAATAAAAGACACATTTGAGTCTATAAAAGACTCCTTGGACTATAAACCTCATGAAAACTTCATATCCTATACCGAAAAGCTCTTCGGCAACCAATTGTTTGAAATGGCAGTTATTCGCAGATTTAACGATATAGAGAGTTTGGCCAAGAAGTTGAGAAAGgagaataaaaacaaaaagattCTTCTACAAAAGTATACTAACGATAAAATCACAATTAACAATTTCCAGCTTGGAGAtcttgctctttttttaCCTATTAATGATCAAGAGTTACTTTTAAACTCATCtgtttcatcattgaaTTCATCTTTCTCGTCCATTGATTTAAACTCCTCCACTCAATCCATGATTCCACCACGTGTGATTCCGAACCGTGTAGAGCCGGCttcaaacacaaacaacaGTAATCCATCTTCTGTTCCGGAAGATATGGGATCACCAAACATGAATAGAGTAAATACTATGGGCAACGTCAAAGTTAACGCCAACATTGGCAGCAATAACTCTAATAATAACTATGTTAATACTGGCAATGCAAATGGCAACAACAAACCTGAAACAAATATAGACACAACTAGTTCCACTAATGCAGAATCACCAAAGAAGCAAATTGTATGGGCTATTTTCACAGCTACAAATACCGAGGTAAAATATATTCTACGGAATACTATGTCCAATTATGAGCTTTTGAGGGAAAAAGAATGGGCTGTGGGTAGGATCACTGCTctagaaaaaaatatagtaATGGAGGGGGCTAGGAACCCTTTCAAATTCCCTCAGAATACAGTTTGGTTCGAAGTGGACGCATTGTTTAATCTCAGTTAG
- the NHP6B gene encoding high-mobility group nucleosome-binding protein — MAAPRKKTQRKKKDPNAPKRALSAYMFFANENRDIVRAENPGITFGQVGRILGEKWKALSEDEKAPYEAKAEADKKRYESEKELYIATKAQSE, encoded by the coding sequence atGGCAGctccaagaaagaagacccaaagaaagaagaaggaccCAAATGCTCCAAAGAGAGCATTGAGTGCCTACATGTTCTTCGCTAACGAGAACAGAGACATTGTTCGTGCAGAGAACCCAGGTATCACATTTGGTCAAGTGGGTAGAATTCTTGGTGAGAAGTGGAAGGCTCTGTCTGAGGACGAGAAGGCTCCATACGAGGCTAAGGCTGAAGCTGACAAGAAGAGATACGAATCTGAAAAGGAGTTGTACATTGCCACCAAGGCTCAATCCGAGtaa
- the RFC5 gene encoding replication factor C subunit 5, whose amino-acid sequence MSLWVDKYRPKNLQSLSFNEDLTSQLYSLTKQPQDLPHLLFYGPNGAGKKTRCMALLQELFGSGVYKLKIDVRQFVTPSNRKLELNVVSSPYHLEITPSDMGNNDRVVIQELIKEVAQMEQVDFQDSKDGLAHRYKCVIINEADSLTRDAQAALRRTMEKYSGNIRLIMLCDSMSSIIAPIKSRCLLIRVPAPDKQQIVSILQDCCQKERVNADVNCLQRIADLSRGNLRMSLLSLESTALQNELNLRSDTALNRPDWQLVIHKMARKIMKERNVNSLVECRSINYDLLAHCIPARTIIHELSMQLLEDSKSDSLKLAVIDAACTYDERLCLGNKAIYHLEGFIARVMCEIDRYV is encoded by the coding sequence ATGTCTTTATGGGTGGATAAGTATAGACCAAAGAATTTGCAGTCATTGAGTTTCAATGAAGATCTCACAAGTCAGTTATATTCTTTAACAAAGCAGCCTCAGGACCTTCCTCATCTGCTCTTTTACGGACCCAATGGTGCTGGTAAGAAGACAAGATGTATGGCACTACTACAGGAACTCTTTGGGAGCGGTGTGTACAAGCTGAAGATTGATGTGAGACAATTTGTGACACCCTCCAACCGTAAGTTGGAGTTGAATGTGGTTAGTAGTCCATACCACTTGGAGATCACACCAAGTGATATGGGTAACAATGACCGTGTTGTGATACAAGAACTTATCAAGGAAGTTGCACAAATGGAGCAAGTGGATTTCCAGGATTCTAAAGATGGATTAGCTCATCGTTATAAATGTGTCATTATCAATGAGGCAGATTCATTGACACGAGATGCCCAGGCAGCGTTGAGAAGAACAATGGAAAAGTACTCAGGAAACATCAGATTGATCATGTTATGTGACTCCATGTCTAGTATAATCGCGCCAATAAAGTCGCGTTGTCTTTTGATAAGAGTACCAGCACCAGATAAACAGCAGATCGTATCAATTTTGCAAGATTGTTGCCAGAAGGAAAGAGTGAATGCAGATGTCAATTGCCTGCAAAGAATAGCTGATCTATCTAGAGGTAACTTAAGGATGTCTTTACTATCTTTAGAATCAACAGCATTACAAAACGAACTAAATTTAAGAAGTGACACGGCTTTAAACAGACCGGATTGGCAATTGGTGATCCATAAGATggcaagaaaaataatgaaagaaCGGAATGTAAATAGTCTAGTCGAATGTCGTTCCATCAACTATGACTTGCTTGCCCACTGTATCCCAGCAAGGACCATAATTCATGAGCTAAGCATGCAGCTGCTGGAAGACAGCAAGtctgattctttgaaattggCCGTCATCGATGCGGCATGTACATACGATGAACGTTTGTGTCTTGGAAACAAGGCTATCTATCACCTAGAAGGCTTTATCGCCAGAGTAATGTGCGAGATAGACAGATATGTGTAA
- the POL30 gene encoding proliferating cell nuclear antigen produces MLEAKFTEAGLFKRIIDSFRDCVQLINFNCSEKGIAAQAVDDSRVLLVSLSIKVEAFEEFRADRNIVLGCDLTNLSKILRCGNNSDNLTLIAEDSPDSILILFEDTKRDRVSEYSLKLMEIETDFLEISDMKYESYITMPSADFAKTVRDLSQLSDSINILVTKDTIKFAAEGDIGSGSIVMKPFTDLDHPQNSIKVTIEKPVDLRFGAKYLNDIIKGSTLSDTITIKLSEEAPALFQFDISSGNLQFYLAPKFDEEE; encoded by the coding sequence ATGCTTGAAGCTAAATTCACCGAAGCTGGtttattcaaaagaattatCGACTCCTTCAGAGACTGTGTCCAATTGATCAACTTCAATTGTTCGGAGAAAGGTATCGCCGCACAAGCAGTCGATGACTCGCGTGTGCTTCTAGTCTCGCTCTCCATCAAAGTGGAGgcctttgaagaattcagAGCCGACAGAAACATCGTTCTAGGATGCGATTTGACTAACCTCAGCAAGATCCTACGTTGTGGTAACAACTCGGACAACTTGACTCTGATCGCAGAAGACTCCCCAGATTCCATCCTAATCCTCTTCGAAGACACCAAGAGAGACCGTGTCAGCGAATACTCGCTGAAATTGATGGAAATCGAAACCGATTTCTTGGAAATCTCTGATATGAAGTACGAATCCTACATCACAATGCCATCTGCAGACTTCGCTAAGACAGTACGTGACTTGAGTCAGCTCAGCGACTCCATCAACATCTTGGTTACCAAGGACACCATCAAGTTCGCCGCTGAAGGTGATATCGGAAGCGGGTCCATCGTCATGAAGCCATTCACCGATCTAGACCACCCTCAAAACTCCATCAAGGTCACCATCGAAAAGCCAGTCGACTTGAGGTTCGGTGCCAAATACTTGAACGATATCATCAAGGGCTCCACCCTTTCGGACACAATTACCATCAAGTTGTCGGAGGAAGCCCCAGCTTTGTTCCAATTCGATATTTCAAGCGGTAACTTGCAATTCTACTTGGCTCCAAAGTTCGACGAGGAAGAGTaa